From one uncultured Bacteroides sp. genomic stretch:
- a CDS encoding DUF4876 domain-containing protein gives MRTKYVAFLLFLVAIVSFMACSDEEVKTSKVSLELNLPTNINGLSLNSGSFVFTDVTTGTETPIDCIASVVTQLPDGLYNVSFTGTASYTYSKETVVDGETIASDTLVTKSLQGSQQNIEITGGSYSLNLDVYLVNDKADFVIAEIYGVGTYTPGTTSQYNGDQYFRIYNNSDQTLYADGLVLVESKFTTTLKYAYNPDKMDQAMTVQVVAMIPGSGKEHPVEPGKSIIVCDNAINHLEANASSFDLSGADFEWYTQSTSTTNPDSDNPSVPNLDMLYNYTKTIWILNKQGVKAYALARLGVSKEDYLADYTYTYNYVLSTGTTSKNYTEYYIPNDWIIDAVNLSPKSAYVWNVTSASLDMGFTYFGLNNTIKENLGKGVNRKVSYTTVDGREVLQDTNNSSVDFTPASEPSLAGN, from the coding sequence ATGAGAACTAAGTATGTAGCTTTTTTATTATTTTTAGTAGCCATTGTTTCCTTTATGGCTTGTAGTGATGAGGAGGTAAAGACTTCAAAAGTGTCTTTGGAATTGAATTTACCTACGAACATTAATGGATTATCCCTAAATTCGGGGAGCTTTGTGTTTACTGATGTGACAACCGGAACAGAAACGCCTATTGATTGTATCGCTTCAGTCGTTACACAATTGCCTGATGGTTTATATAATGTATCGTTTACTGGAACGGCATCTTATACTTACAGTAAAGAAACTGTTGTTGATGGTGAAACGATTGCTAGCGATACATTAGTAACCAAATCTTTGCAAGGCTCACAGCAGAATATTGAAATTACTGGCGGAAGTTATTCACTTAATTTGGATGTTTACTTAGTAAATGACAAAGCTGATTTTGTCATTGCTGAAATTTATGGAGTAGGTACCTATACTCCCGGAACCACTAGTCAATATAATGGTGATCAGTATTTTCGTATTTATAATAACTCTGATCAGACACTTTATGCAGATGGATTGGTACTTGTAGAGTCTAAATTTACTACTACACTGAAATATGCCTATAATCCAGATAAAATGGATCAAGCAATGACAGTGCAGGTGGTAGCTATGATACCGGGAAGTGGCAAGGAACATCCGGTAGAGCCCGGAAAATCAATTATCGTTTGTGATAATGCCATTAATCATTTGGAAGCGAATGCCAGTTCTTTCGATTTGAGTGGTGCTGATTTCGAATGGTACACCCAGTCTACCAGTACAACAAATCCTGACTCTGATAATCCTTCTGTGCCTAATCTAGATATGCTTTACAACTATACGAAGACTATTTGGATACTTAATAAACAAGGAGTAAAAGCATATGCATTAGCTCGGTTAGGAGTCAGCAAGGAGGATTATCTTGCTGACTACACGTACACCTATAATTATGTGTTGTCTACCGGAACTACGAGCAAAAATTATACCGAATATTATATACCCAATGATTGGATTATTGATGCGGTGAATCTAAGTCCGAAAAGTGCCTATGTGTGGAATGTTACTTCTGCCTCTTTGGATATGGGCTTTACTTATTTTGGGCTAAACAATACTATTAAAGAAAATCTCGGTAAAGGAGTGAACCGCAAGGTGTCATACACTACTGTGGATGGTCGGGAAGTGCTTCAAGATACGAACAATTCTTCGGTTGACTTTACACCAGCGAGTGAACCTTCATTAGCCGGTAATTAA
- a CDS encoding DUF6850 family outer membrane beta-barrel protein — protein MKLRCLIFSLLCIVLLPFVRAADTLAIERKIIYTQSPVEHFRNQVWANPSLRYYLQDFSFSSMALNVTLNNRGKAALAEEGDEKKVFGVQAESFVRLSDQVRVFGKAGYSDEHTKNVLWNETSDFSVIYPYVTADSIGGSMDGEEYSFMGGYARVLGLWTIGASLDYRAAIYYRQKDPRPKNVISDLHAVIGVSRALADAYHLGVALHVRKYDQESKITFLSDLGSTSVYHMLGMAMNYVRFAGNQFNSNYKGKGIGLSIDLIPQKKNGLSTSVRADHFQLIEQLSNINYAPIVEVDENSAALELAWLRSKNKFIYGTKLVALGKFRTGTENIFGDPTGNVYPIISSLKQYTNDLMEATLSGIMASNAERSKLGWSVLPFVGVCWEKSEYKKPQRYMEWTTLKAGMQLNTTLRTRHAMLTTEVTADYHANLKAEKLLTGLNSQSAVGQNLLNSYAYQSVDFVHVLLSCRYDYLLAGNKTAFTTITWGHGAYKEYGATNQWMASVGFTF, from the coding sequence ATGAAATTACGTTGTCTGATTTTTAGTTTATTGTGCATTGTACTGCTGCCTTTTGTCAGGGCGGCAGATACATTGGCCATTGAACGGAAAATTATCTATACTCAATCTCCTGTGGAACATTTTAGAAATCAGGTATGGGCAAATCCTTCTTTAAGATACTATTTGCAGGACTTTTCTTTTTCTTCTATGGCATTGAATGTTACTCTCAATAACAGGGGAAAGGCTGCACTGGCCGAAGAAGGAGATGAAAAAAAAGTATTCGGTGTTCAGGCAGAATCATTTGTCCGCCTTTCCGATCAGGTTCGTGTGTTTGGTAAGGCCGGCTATAGTGATGAACATACAAAGAATGTGCTTTGGAATGAAACATCCGATTTCAGCGTGATCTATCCGTATGTAACGGCCGACTCTATTGGAGGTAGTATGGATGGAGAGGAATATTCTTTTATGGGAGGATACGCTCGCGTACTTGGATTGTGGACCATAGGAGCTTCTTTGGATTATCGCGCCGCCATATATTATCGTCAAAAAGATCCACGGCCAAAAAATGTAATTTCGGACTTGCATGCAGTTATTGGGGTATCAAGAGCGTTGGCGGATGCTTATCATCTGGGAGTGGCTTTACATGTGCGAAAGTACGATCAGGAGAGCAAAATTACTTTTCTGAGTGATTTGGGTTCTACCTCCGTTTATCACATGCTGGGTATGGCTATGAACTATGTGCGCTTTGCCGGCAATCAGTTTAATTCTAATTATAAGGGAAAAGGTATTGGGCTGAGCATTGACCTAATACCACAGAAAAAAAACGGACTTTCAACTTCTGTAAGGGCCGATCATTTTCAATTGATCGAGCAATTGAGCAATATTAATTATGCCCCCATTGTAGAAGTAGATGAAAATAGTGCTGCGCTGGAGTTAGCTTGGTTGCGTTCAAAGAATAAGTTTATCTACGGAACGAAGCTAGTTGCATTAGGCAAATTCAGAACGGGAACTGAAAATATATTTGGTGATCCTACAGGTAATGTGTATCCTATTATAAGTAGTTTGAAGCAGTATACTAACGATCTTATGGAGGCTACGTTGAGTGGCATCATGGCAAGTAATGCCGAGAGAAGTAAACTAGGCTGGTCTGTGCTACCGTTTGTAGGTGTTTGCTGGGAAAAGTCTGAGTACAAAAAGCCACAGCGATACATGGAGTGGACGACATTGAAAGCAGGGATGCAATTAAATACAACTTTACGGACGAGACATGCGATGTTGACAACGGAAGTCACGGCCGACTATCATGCAAACTTAAAAGCGGAAAAACTGCTGACTGGGTTAAACTCCCAGAGTGCCGTAGGGCAGAATTTGTTGAATAGTTATGCTTATCAGTCGGTCGATTTTGTGCATGTGCTGCTATCTTGCAGATATGATTACTTACTGGCTGGTAATAAAACGGCTTTTACAACCATAACTTGGGGGCATGGGGCATACAAGGAATATGGAGCAACAAACCAATGGATGGCTTCTGTTGGGTTCACTTTTTAA
- a CDS encoding PepSY-associated TM helix domain-containing protein translates to MKFSSNLLRKWSRAIHRDLSFFFSGMLLIYAISGIVMNHRDSINPNYTIERREYVIDEPLPLKEFMTRQTVLKLLYPLGETENYTKHYFPEQEVMKVFLKGGSNLLVNLKTKKAVYEGVHRRYVIGAMARLHYNPGSWWTLFADAFAVGLIVITITGMAMLKGNKGIWGRGGVEFLAGIVVPLLFLFFF, encoded by the coding sequence ATGAAATTCAGCAGTAATTTGTTGCGTAAATGGAGCAGAGCAATACACCGTGATTTATCTTTCTTCTTTTCAGGGATGTTGCTTATCTATGCTATATCGGGCATTGTGATGAATCACAGAGATAGTATCAACCCTAATTATACGATTGAGCGAAGAGAGTATGTTATAGATGAACCTTTGCCACTTAAAGAATTTATGACTCGCCAAACAGTATTGAAATTACTGTATCCGTTGGGTGAGACAGAGAACTACACCAAACATTACTTTCCTGAACAGGAGGTGATGAAGGTGTTTCTAAAAGGAGGTTCCAACTTGCTGGTAAACCTGAAGACAAAGAAGGCTGTATACGAGGGTGTACATCGACGCTATGTGATAGGAGCGATGGCTCGTCTGCATTACAATCCGGGTAGTTGGTGGACCCTATTTGCTGATGCTTTTGCCGTTGGGCTTATTGTGATTACTATCACTGGTATGGCGATGCTCAAAGGCAATAAGGGAATTTGGGGCAGGGGAGGTGTAGAGTTTCTGGCGGGTATTGTCGTGCCATTGCTTTTTCTCTTTTTCTTTTGA